The following are encoded in a window of Lactobacillus panisapium genomic DNA:
- the uxuA gene encoding mannonate dehydratase: MKNMGFRWYGDNNDSITLSDIRQIPGVSQVVGTLFDIPAGEVWPKDQIKHLKDEVEAAGLKLEVIESVNIHDDIKIGLPTRDQYIENYIETIRNLAEYGVKVICYNFMPVFDWVRTDLHYLLPDGSTAMAFEQKYLTDDPQSIADAMQKNSNGYVQAGWEPERMAEIKRLMTAYKDVDTEKLTANLKYFLDAIIPVCEKYDVRMAMHPDDPPRELFGLPRIYKNRDDMLKIEQLHESPYNGFTICCGSLGENPQNDVPAIIREFAAKDRVFFIHGRNIKFINDDGDFHESAALSSEGSLDMYEIMKALYDNDYQGYIRPDHGRDIWHENGRPGYGLYDRALSINYLNGLWEAINKDHR, translated from the coding sequence ATGAAAAACATGGGATTTCGCTGGTACGGCGACAATAACGATTCCATCACCCTATCAGATATTCGGCAGATTCCTGGCGTTTCTCAAGTTGTTGGTACTCTGTTTGACATACCAGCCGGCGAGGTTTGGCCGAAGGACCAAATCAAACACCTAAAAGATGAGGTCGAAGCAGCTGGCTTAAAGCTTGAAGTGATTGAATCTGTTAACATTCACGATGATATCAAAATTGGTCTGCCAACCAGAGACCAGTACATTGAAAACTATATTGAAACAATCCGTAATTTAGCCGAATATGGTGTTAAGGTTATTTGTTATAACTTCATGCCTGTCTTCGATTGGGTTAGAACTGACTTACATTATCTTTTACCTGATGGTTCAACGGCAATGGCTTTTGAGCAAAAATACCTTACCGATGATCCGCAAAGTATTGCGGATGCAATGCAAAAAAATTCAAACGGTTATGTCCAAGCTGGATGGGAACCTGAACGTATGGCTGAGATTAAACGTCTGATGACAGCGTATAAAGATGTCGATACTGAAAAATTAACAGCCAATCTAAAATATTTCTTAGATGCAATTATTCCTGTTTGCGAAAAGTACGATGTTCGAATGGCTATGCACCCTGACGACCCACCACGTGAATTGTTTGGCTTACCAAGAATATATAAGAATCGAGATGATATGCTTAAAATTGAACAGCTACACGAATCCCCATACAATGGATTTACCATTTGCTGTGGTAGTTTAGGTGAAAATCCGCAAAATGATGTTCCCGCAATTATCCGTGAATTTGCAGCTAAAGATCGTGTCTTCTTTATTCATGGACGAAACATTAAATTTATAAACGATGACGGTGACTTCCATGAATCAGCTGCATTATCCAGTGAAGGTTCATTAGACATGTACGAAATAATGAAAGCATTATATGACAATGATTATCAGGGCTATATTCGTCCAGATCATGGTCGTGATATTTGGCATGAAAATGGCCGTCCTGGATATGGCCTATATGATCGTGCATTGAGCATTAACTACCTTAACGGCTTATGGGAGGCTATCAATAAAGACCATCGATAA
- a CDS encoding mannitol dehydrogenase family protein, protein MLSLNDDYLAKSADFSTQTIAIPKFDQSKISNSTKEKPVWVHFGGGNLFRCFHAKIAQDLINNHELTSGVTIAETYDDEVIEKIYNAYHNRILRVVMNSDGSLEKELLASVGEAVYFNQASEKGWNRLTEIFTKPSLQFATFSITEKGYALTDVSGALTQAAKEDIQNGPEKPKTNMGAIAHLLYARYNAGKLPIAMVSTDNFSQNGLKLETEVLRVAEGWLKNGFVDQEFIAYLKDPKKVSFPWTMIDRITPNPAQSVADRLKSSGFADTTILHTKKHTNIAPFGNTEKTHYLVIEDNFPNGRPQLEKAGVILTDRETVNDADQMKVTACLNPLHTALAIYGNLLDYTSIADELTDDDLLGLIKALGYKEDLPVVKDPKIINPKKFIDELITMRLPNKNIPDTPQRIASDTSQKIAIRYGVTIQHYLDDPQLDVTSLEFIPLVLAGWCRYLMGIDDNGNEFTQSPDPLLDNLKSYVAGINLSDDDQAKIHQALKPILANKSIFGNDLYQIGLGDIVEDYFKQLIAGKHAVRKTLHETVKNKK, encoded by the coding sequence GTGCTTAGTTTAAATGACGACTATTTAGCTAAAAGTGCTGATTTTTCAACTCAAACTATTGCAATACCAAAGTTTGACCAATCAAAAATCTCCAACTCAACTAAAGAAAAACCTGTATGGGTTCATTTTGGAGGTGGTAATTTATTTCGCTGTTTTCATGCAAAAATCGCTCAAGATCTTATAAATAATCATGAGTTGACTAGCGGTGTTACAATCGCAGAAACATATGATGATGAAGTAATTGAGAAAATTTATAATGCCTACCATAATCGTATCTTGCGGGTTGTAATGAACAGTGATGGTAGCTTGGAGAAAGAACTTTTGGCTAGTGTTGGTGAAGCAGTTTACTTTAATCAAGCCAGCGAAAAGGGCTGGAACCGGCTAACTGAAATTTTTACCAAACCATCCTTGCAATTTGCTACTTTCTCAATTACCGAGAAAGGTTACGCTCTAACTGATGTTAGTGGAGCGCTAACTCAGGCTGCTAAGGAAGATATTCAAAACGGACCAGAAAAGCCTAAAACAAATATGGGGGCTATTGCTCACCTGCTTTATGCTAGATACAATGCAGGCAAATTACCAATTGCAATGGTTTCAACTGATAACTTTTCGCAAAACGGCTTAAAGTTAGAAACAGAAGTTTTGCGCGTTGCTGAAGGTTGGCTTAAGAATGGCTTTGTTGACCAGGAGTTTATTGCGTACCTTAAAGATCCAAAAAAAGTTTCTTTTCCTTGGACAATGATTGATCGGATTACCCCTAATCCTGCTCAAAGCGTTGCAGATAGATTAAAGAGCAGTGGATTTGCTGATACTACGATTCTGCACACCAAAAAACATACAAACATTGCTCCATTTGGCAATACAGAAAAAACGCATTATCTGGTAATCGAAGATAATTTCCCTAATGGTCGGCCTCAGCTTGAAAAAGCTGGCGTAATTTTAACTGACCGCGAAACCGTTAATGATGCAGACCAAATGAAGGTAACGGCTTGTTTGAATCCTTTACACACTGCTTTGGCAATTTACGGTAATCTTTTAGACTATACGTCAATTGCCGATGAACTAACAGATGATGATTTATTAGGTTTAATTAAAGCCCTAGGATATAAGGAAGATTTACCGGTAGTAAAAGATCCTAAGATTATTAATCCCAAGAAATTTATTGATGAGCTCATTACTATGCGTTTACCAAATAAAAATATTCCTGATACGCCACAAAGAATTGCTAGTGATACATCCCAAAAGATTGCTATTCGCTATGGCGTTACCATTCAACATTATCTTGATGACCCTCAACTTGATGTTACAAGCCTTGAATTTATCCCACTAGTTTTGGCGGGATGGTGTCGCTATTTAATGGGAATAGATGATAATGGCAACGAATTTACTCAAAGCCCTGATCCACTACTAGATAACCTTAAGTCATATGTGGCAGGAATCAACTTAAGTGACGATGATCAAGCTAAAATTCATCAAGCCCTTAAGCCAATTTTGGCTAACAAGAGTATTTTTGGCAATGATTTGTATCAAATTGGGCTCGGCGATATAGTCGAAGACTACTTTAAACAGTTAATTGCTGGCAAACATGCTGTTCGCAAGACGCTGCATGAAACAGTTAAAAACAAAAAATAA
- a CDS encoding GntR family transcriptional regulator, giving the protein MKEKVYNTILQRIISLAYLPGEKISEKNLSEELNIGRTPIREAILQLREEGLIKSVPQSGTYISKINLQKAKDARFLRESVETKIIQESIAKLNEYDLMVLQQIIDRQKLEVRTTHDDMRFFELDEQFHHYFYKATGRDQVWRWLQMSNMQLNRFRVLRLRSKSLSWETLVDEHEELLEAVTEKKTSKATKLISSHLHRMLTEEPTLRQDYADYFE; this is encoded by the coding sequence ATGAAGGAAAAAGTTTATAATACTATTTTACAAAGAATTATTAGCTTGGCATATTTACCAGGTGAGAAAATATCGGAGAAAAATTTAAGTGAAGAATTAAATATCGGTAGGACACCAATCAGAGAAGCAATACTGCAATTAAGAGAAGAGGGATTAATTAAATCGGTCCCGCAGTCCGGTACATATATTTCGAAAATTAATTTACAAAAGGCGAAAGATGCACGATTTTTGCGGGAAAGTGTTGAGACCAAAATTATCCAAGAATCTATTGCTAAGCTCAATGAATATGATCTAATGGTTTTACAGCAAATTATTGACAGGCAGAAGTTAGAAGTAAGAACGACTCATGATGATATGAGATTTTTCGAATTAGATGAGCAATTTCATCATTACTTTTATAAGGCAACGGGAAGAGACCAGGTGTGGCGCTGGTTGCAAATGAGTAATATGCAGCTAAATCGTTTTCGGGTACTGCGTCTTCGTAGTAAGAGCTTATCTTGGGAAACTTTAGTTGATGAGCATGAAGAACTTCTTGAGGCGGTAACTGAAAAGAAGACTAGCAAAGCCACAAAGCTTATTTCCAGTCATTTGCATCGGATGTTGACTGAGGAACCGACTTTACGCCAGGATTACGCTGATTATTTTGAATAA
- a CDS encoding glycoside-pentoside-hexuronide (GPH):cation symporter, translating into MESINSDDTSENSKKDSQNLVNDSSKQIPVYQKIAYGFGDFGNGFMFDLGQSYLTKFWIDGVGIGAGVVGGIFAFTKIFDAFMDPIAGSVVDNRKHIGKRGKFRPFMMVSAIILGVLTVLTFTMPNNLTMTQKIIYAYAAYMIWGLTYSFTNDPYGSLASVMSRNSQDRSFMATTRQIGSVGAQFIAGVAFIPLTVMIGGSNQKKGYFFASLIFAIIGVLMFAICYFGTRENVHVNRKKSAQKEGFKDYFRVIFKNGPLGAIILMTLFTISAMNTNNQMMVFYAEYNLGNIGLQPLINAIMMGCSIVGVFMIPFLTKHFGQKKTAMCSFIIGAVANLLNFILPNNVVTFIILVTIGYTALAIPNGITWAMVSNAIDYGEWRSGTRKEGITYAAFNFSRKIAQSLAALVSSGVLALTGYVANAPQTASALQGIKAAMTLYPGVCLLLAAVVIGFLYKLDDKKFAQIADDLDHGRWEGGKISDN; encoded by the coding sequence ATGGAAAGCATTAATTCAGATGATACTTCAGAAAATTCAAAAAAAGATAGTCAGAACCTGGTAAATGATTCTTCCAAACAAATACCTGTCTACCAAAAGATCGCTTATGGTTTTGGTGATTTTGGCAATGGTTTTATGTTTGATTTGGGCCAGTCTTATCTAACTAAGTTTTGGATAGATGGAGTCGGAATTGGTGCGGGTGTTGTCGGTGGTATTTTTGCTTTTACAAAAATTTTTGACGCATTTATGGATCCAATCGCTGGATCAGTTGTTGATAACCGAAAGCATATTGGAAAACGTGGTAAATTTCGACCGTTTATGATGGTTTCTGCCATTATTCTAGGCGTTTTAACGGTTTTAACTTTTACGATGCCAAATAATCTGACGATGACGCAAAAGATTATTTACGCTTATGCGGCTTATATGATTTGGGGCTTAACGTATTCGTTTACTAATGATCCGTATGGTTCATTGGCTTCAGTTATGTCACGCAATTCACAAGATCGCAGTTTTATGGCGACCACCCGGCAAATTGGCTCTGTCGGAGCCCAGTTTATTGCGGGAGTAGCTTTTATCCCACTGACAGTAATGATTGGTGGTAGCAATCAGAAAAAAGGATATTTCTTTGCCTCACTCATTTTTGCGATTATTGGCGTCTTAATGTTTGCAATTTGTTACTTTGGCACAAGAGAGAATGTTCACGTTAACCGAAAAAAGTCAGCGCAAAAAGAAGGCTTTAAGGATTACTTTAGGGTTATTTTCAAAAATGGACCTTTAGGCGCAATTATCCTAATGACGCTGTTCACTATTTCAGCGATGAATACCAATAATCAGATGATGGTTTTTTATGCCGAATATAATTTAGGCAACATTGGCCTGCAGCCACTTATTAATGCAATCATGATGGGTTGCTCAATTGTTGGTGTTTTTATGATTCCTTTCCTTACCAAACATTTTGGCCAAAAAAAGACTGCGATGTGCAGTTTTATCATCGGAGCCGTTGCTAATTTGTTGAACTTTATTTTACCCAACAATGTCGTGACTTTTATTATCTTGGTAACAATTGGTTACACGGCACTAGCAATTCCTAACGGAATAACCTGGGCAATGGTTTCAAATGCAATTGACTACGGTGAATGGCGTTCTGGTACGCGTAAGGAAGGTATAACATATGCCGCTTTCAATTTCTCGCGCAAAATAGCCCAGTCTCTAGCTGCACTTGTTTCTTCAGGTGTGTTGGCCTTGACTGGTTATGTTGCTAATGCTCCCCAAACGGCGAGTGCTTTACAGGGTATCAAGGCAGCAATGACTTTATATCCAGGTGTTTGCCTACTTTTAGCAGCAGTAGTTATTGGTTTCTTATATAAATTAGATGATAAAAAATTCGCCCAAATTGCTGATGACCTAGATCATGGTCGTTGGGAAGGCGGAAAAATTAGTGATAACTAA